In Conger conger chromosome 12, fConCon1.1, whole genome shotgun sequence, one DNA window encodes the following:
- the LOC133142517 gene encoding uncharacterized protein LOC133142517 isoform X2 has product MILKATACKEQTMGQIRWASVHNSQPAALVEDERWIRVHESGLYLLFFQAVYQLSAAAAGPGNGTLALEFRVLLRCQEQEPRQSTVEFSSAFHTHCWGSREADVTLSQSVLLQAEAGDHIAVNASHRHLMDYHANPLSSFLTLLKFSDADH; this is encoded by the exons ATGATCCTTAAAG CGACCGCCTGCAAGGAGCAGACGATGGGGCAGATTCGCTGGGCCAGCGTGCATAACTCGCAGCCGGCCGCCCTGGTGGAGGACGAGCGGTGGATCCGGGTGCACGAGTCGGGGCTGTACCTGCTCTTCTTCCAGGCCGTGTACCAGCTGAGCGCGGCCGCGGCGGGCCCCGGGAACGGCACTCTGGCCCTGGAGTTCCGGGTCCTGCTGCGCTGCCAGGAGCAGGAGCCGAGGCAGAGCACGGTGGAGTTCTCCTCCGCGTTCCACACGCACTGCTGGGGCTCGAGGGAGGCCGACGTCACGCTCAGCCAGTCCGTCCTGCTCCAGGCAGAAGCGGGGGATCACATCGCTGTAAACGCCAGTCACCGGCACCTGATGGACTACCACGCTAATCCCCTCTCCAGCTTCCTCACGCTGCTGAAATTCTCCGACGCCGACCACTGA